One Rhinolophus ferrumequinum isolate MPI-CBG mRhiFer1 chromosome 10, mRhiFer1_v1.p, whole genome shotgun sequence genomic window, cctagtgggtatgaagtggtatctcacgatggttttgatttgcattccctaatgattaatgatgttaagtATCTTCTCGTGCTTAGTGacaatttgtatatctttgaagaaatgtcttcaagtcctttgcccattttttaatcacttctttgttttttgttgttgttgtagctctttaatattctggatattaatcctgcatcagatatatgattggcAATTAGTTTCCCATTGTGTGGGTCACCCATTCACTCCCGTGTCATTTGAGGTActaaagtttttcatttttatgaagtccaatttatctattttttcttttactgcctgtgtttttgTTGTCATCAAGATATCACTGCCAggagccagcccagtggctcaggcagttggagctccgtgttcctaatgctgaaggctgccagttcgattcctacatgggccagtgccagatggctcagttggttggagtgtgggttctcaaccacaaggtagccagttcaactcctcgactcccgcaagggatggtgggctgcgccccctgcaactaacaatggcaactggacctagagctgcactgcaccctccacaactaaaattgaaaggacagcaacttgacttggaaaaattcctggaagtgcacactgtttcccaataaagtcctgttaaaaaaaaaaaaaaaaagatatcactGCCAgatccaaggtcataaagatttccCCATTTTCTAAGAGATTTATAGTTTCAGTACTCACATTTAGGCCGttaatcattttgagttaatttacaAGTATATGTACATGTAAGACAAGGGTCCAATatcattattttgtgtgtgtccaGTGTtctcagtaccatttgttgaaaagatgacTCCTCTTGGTGCCCTCACTCCAAGGTGGGAGGCCCCCAAAGTCTGGTCCATTCCTGCACTCACATTGCCAGGTTCCAGCTTAACACCCACCCCTCTTGAGCTCAGCACCATCTCGTCTGGAAATTTTGTGTTTTACACGTTTAACTGAGAATTTAGCCACCAGGAAAGAGACCAAAAATTGATTAGACTTTAAAGGATGGCAAGGAAAACAATAGAGGCCAAGCTTATTTCTGCAACGACCACGAGGTCAGACACCCTCCACACGCACCACTGGGAGGTGTCTGAGCCATGAGCCTGTCTGTAGAAGGTGCTGCCATCTTCCACTCACTCTGGCCCTGGACCTGGCAGCTCTCGGGCGTCAGGGGTCTTCTGGGGCATGTTGTGCACATCCTCCCAGCAGCCTTTTCCCAGCAGAGCTCAGCCCCCGGTCACGCCCCCGTCTGCCTGCTCAGCCAGGGGCAGAGGTGCTCAGAACAGCCACGTGGCTGGTCATGTCTAGTGCAAAGGAGGTGTTACTTCCTTAGGAACCACTTTCCTTTGTGGGGCATTTCCCAGAGTCACTGGGACAGGCAACAACATTTCCACTGGAAGTTACTGGGTGCAGGAATGAGAGGCTCAACACACAGGGTGTTTTCTGCATCCTGACTCGAAGGGCATTGTCTCCAAGCTGGCACCATAGCTGGGTCTTCAACTGGCCACACCAGCATTCCATCAGATCATGATTTGGGGTCATAAGCTGTATGGGGATAAAGACCTGTAGATACCTGCCTCTGCTTTATGTCTCTCACTGTGAAGAAGGACTTAAGCAGAGGCCGTGCTGTGCAGGCTACCTCCATGATGGGCATTCGCTGAGTTAGTGGACAGATGCTGGAGGAAGCACAGGGTACAGCAAGTCCAAATACACACAAAGCGGTGTTGATGACAAATCACTGCCGACATCACAGATGGTGTCCACCATGGTTGCTGCACTTTGGGACAGATGCAGCTGTGCGCTCTAGGGTGGCCATACTGGTGGCCCTTGCGTTTGGTGACAAAGCCACACGTGACCTcttctgccctcatggaaccCATGGAGCAAGGGTCAGGGTTCCTGCAAAAAGAATTTGACTGGCATCCATGGACTAGGTCATCTGGTTTCAGGACCTATTTATATTCTTAGAAGTTATGGAGGACCCCAACGAGCTTTTGTTTATGAGGGggtatttctattaatatttaccacactggaaattaaacaaagaaattctttatttattaattttatttaaacataaaataaacttataaCATGTTACAataataacaaatttttaaatgaaaagtaactatttccaaaaatattaagtgtggAGTGGCATagtgttttttaatcaaatattttatttgaaatgtaacCTGGTAATTTTTAGAGCATTGCAGCACATAGCCTTTGAGGTTTCACTGATTGGACTATATCTTTCTGCATTCCTTAATGGATGGTTGGTCTTAgggttgaaaaaaaatttattttattttatttatttatggttttggctggcccggtggctcaagtggttggagctccatgcccctaacgcctaaggctgccggtttgattcccacatgggccagtgggctctcaaccacaaggttgccagttcaactccttgagtcccacaagggatggtgggctctgccccctgcaactaagatcgaacacggcaccttgagctgagctgccgctgagctcccagatggctcagttggttggagtgcatcctctcaatcacaaggttgccagttcgactcccacaagggatggtgggctgcgccctctacaactagcaacagcaactggacctggagctgagctgcgccctccacaactaagactgaaaggacaacttgaagctgaactgcaccctccacaactaagattgaaaggacaacaacttgacttggaaaaatgtcctggaagtacacactgttccccaataaagtcctgttccccttccccaattaaaaaaaaaaatttgtttttttgaagaGGCAGTTTGACCAAGTTGAcaagtcagtgtgtgtgtgtgtgtgtgtgtgtaattatggCCAAAGttacacacttaaaaaacaaaaacaaaaacgagcATGGCCAGAAAGGGAGGAATGACACtctagaaagaaacaaattactcTTTTTGCAAGATGCATAAATAGCACCTGCCAGGTCCTTTATGCAAGGAACAACAGGCTCTGGTCTGTGATAGGGCTAATGAAGTAGAAGTCTTTTAAGGAAACCTGACGCAGATGAAGCAGATTCTCTCCTAGCCCAGTAGTACTAAGAATATCACACTGTGCCTCTGTGTGTGCATTCCCAGGGCACAGATCCTGATGCAGGAACCACAAGCCCTTCCCTCCCAACTACAGCTGACTGAACAAGATGAGCACATACCCCAAGGGCAGCCAATCCAAAGGCTGGCTGGAAACTTCTGTGGCCTGGTGTAGAAAGAGGAGGTGGGCCAGATCCCACACCTTAGAATCTAAACTAAGAAAAACCAAGGAATCAGAACCACGTGGTGTCATGACACACAGGAACTATGGGAACCCAGGAGTACAAGAATAGACTCCATTGAAGTAGAAGATGATAGGCAAAAATCCCAGACATCAAGCAAACATGTGCTTCCGTAAGAGTggcataggttttcatttttgcaaaatcTCTTTAGTGCTTGGCTACTCATATCTGCTTCTGATCAATCTGTTGCAATAGATTTTTggtcaaaatacatgaagaaaatctggcctcaCACAGACCAGTGGTTGGAAAATGGAAGAGTATTTTAGAAGCCTTTTCAGAGcattgtggatattcttcttttATACCACATcgaaactcaaaaaaaaaaaaaaaaaaaaaacacaagaaaaaaacacaaaaaaaacactaaatagtAGTTTCTCAGGAGTCCATTGCACCACTGCAATTTGGAAATTGAAACCATACCAGTgagctttttttcctctttaacatGAAAATCCTTTGGGGCATCTTGCATAATTTTGGAGTATTATATagtggtcatttggaaaatattggttcattgAATTATGCAGCTCTTCTAAATGTTGACACATTCCATTGtacaatctcaaaaaaaaaatcacaggcatTAATATCATTATCGATCTcatcagaaaaatctttaagtATGAGTAAGCTGTCAAGTTCACAGCAATGGACCGTGTGTCCTGCTGGTCTCAGTGTATTGATAGTAATGCCACCACCTAGAGATGCCTGGGGGACACTCACCTGGGCCCCCAGACATTTCCCCTTCCACTGGACAGGCCTTTGTGGTTCTTATTGTGATCACAAGACACCCTTCACCAACAATCACTGGGGAACTTTAGaagaaaaagtttattattaCAGGCCCTGGGTGTACAAGGCATGCCAGGGGACACACAGTGAGGTAggtagggggagggagggacacagagagagagagacagagagagagagacagagagagacagcatAGGCCTGGGGTGCTGCTTTTATTGGTGTCAAGGTGGGTCCTAGGGTTTCACAGGACTCTTTATTGgtaaatgtaaaacataagaGGGGTATTTAGCgtgcaggaaaagggaaaaaagacaagtAGCTGAAACGGTCAGTTATCAAAACCAATCAGTATCTCTTAAAACAAAGGAGCCTCAGTGGGAGGGAGGTGGCTTGGCTGTTTGTCGAGTCCTGTGGCTGCTATGTGTTCATTCTACACACCCACTTTCGAGCGGAGGTCTCAGCAATCGATGCTTAAGTCAGGCACTTGCATCACAAAAGCCTGTTGTCAGAGCTTCCACTACACACAGGTTTTTCCCAAATcctaatttttgcttcaaagctAAATTTTACCATTGGCAACACATGGTGtcattgttttccttgaagtgacaatctcactttgttaatttttaagaaaatgcctgCTAAATGCCCTAGACTGAGTAACTGTAGTTTGTCTTACAGTTGTTCTTCCAAGTGAAAATGACTGGTTGAGCTGGAAATTCAGTCACCCAAGTGACTTGAGGCAGTTGTCACATTTAATAGCCCCAGAAGTGCTTCGTGTGCATTTCTCATTTTGTcacccaaaatattaaaaagacccCTACTCCAGGATGGAgacttaataatattaataacttttaCTACTTCATCAAAGACATTCTTGAGTAAAACTGATGTTTTCCTAACTGGGTGTGTGTGGCATTAAAGGACACAGGACTGGCAGTTGGGGCCACTGTCTCCAGGGCGGCAGCACTTTTACCCACTATCACATTTACCTCACCATTGTGTCAActcagtgaaaaaggcaaataatggcTCAGTATATTATGAAAATAGCATTGACTTCACAGACCCCTGAAAGGGTTGCAGGGACCCCGAGGCAGCCACAGACCACACTCTAAGAACTGCCGTTTAGCACAGTCACGCACTCTGGTTTAAGTCCATGCTCAAGgcaactgctctcctggctctgtccccactctccacccctcCAGGATCTCACCTCACACtctacacgacaagcgtcttctgcaaggggccctgtgtcagaaacccagctcatgagaaaaagtttcagtccagttcaagtaatgtcccaggaagtgtccctcgatgtccacctacttcctgagcacagccagggttcacagggtactgccagtcttttcgggcacagccagacttcctgggcacagccagggtttctcagggtactgtgctggaacaatagAGGCTcgcagccaaggtgcttacatattcttgatggcagctggtcgaaacacaggaagcaaacatccacgtGCACCCCAAcaaagggtcttcctgcaccacagtctcgctggcggctgggcgagatacaggaagcaaacatctgctgattccactacatggtggtacgttcccaagcaaacagtcaagcggtccatcaatcagggatggaaggcaattccccatagtctagaatcatttgccagggctgtgcgttggccCCACAATGTGTGCACgctccgcagggcgagggctccaagtcttccccaacctgggggtgagggaccaCCTTGATCTCACCCACAACttccactgaggactcagcaagcgtttcctcctgggactacaagtcctgcatctgggctgcctcagcaagcactttccagcccacacagccacaacgaccttcactttctccagcctatgctggtcgGAGAGCCATTcacatcctcccacccctccttgggggtccaactcgtGAGAACAGTGTGTGGAACACATGTCCctctgcccagagtcagacaccattcctacctggccggaatcctgctcaccGCACCAGGCAtccgagtgggtggtggccccGGCACAAGACATCTACAATTCTAGGAGCCCATGGCAGCAGCAGACTACCAAAAAGGAAGATGACGCCCGCCATGGCCAACAGGGTGTTATGCCATCCAGAGGCTTGGAGGGGTTacatttctcccaggcagatcgcATTTCCTGCTCCCAGCACcactcctcctggtcttcctgagactgagtgttcatacacacaaactgctccaccgcccttcggagagttttggctggcaccataccctgctcgctgcactatgtgtcatgcagggactgtggtcccgctccccacacaacaatgcaggatatggtgaggccaaaaaggaacacccacagagccatagataggggagtccctaccactatagtctcaatggcggctgggttggagacacaggaagcaggatccacacgatccgcaacctgccgtccacttgcTAACCACATTTGCTAGcagcaatctgccgtccgcttctctgtcaaACCACCAACCCccttgctagtgtagccacggcagttatattagtggctaacagtaacagctgatagccatccagCCAagagctgatggccacccagccaagagctgatggccacccagccacagcagatggccatctgattacagctgatggccatctaataaccgagccagcacctttccacgtgaggctgagagcatggaaactgctctctgggactctgcccccacaATGCTGAAATCTGTACCTTCTTAATACAGACAAATTGATTGCCTGTATGCCAGGGAATCCACCTTTGCAAATCCGTAAATTGGGGGAAAAACTGGAGCATTTCCTGTATGAGGGGTAACCAATAGTACAGGAGAGCTGCTCCCCACAGCAGGGCCCACCTGAGGGGTGGCAGGCGGTGTGGAGCCAAGTGGAGCCTTCTGAGGGGTTAAGGACACTGTTGGATGAACCTGAGCACAGGGGCTTCTGACAACACAAGAGCTGGCCTGTTCCTCCTGATAAAGCTCATGCCACCACTTCTGAAGTGCGCCTGCCCCAAGCCGCACTTGAATCTGATCAGAGGGGGCCGCAGGCAAATTCTGACAAAAGGAAGTTCCTGCAAATGATCCACTTTCTTCAAAGAAGTGAACTGCTAGAAAACAGGGGAAGCCAGCTGAACTGTGGCCCTGAGGGGTCCACACCGGGATGCAACCATACAGGAAAGGAGGTGACTGGCTGAGCCAAGGTGGGGGTTGCACGACAGGCATGGGAGGGCACTGGGGTTTTCATTCGTGGGTCACGTTCATGGCAATTAACCTGTGTATCTGTTATATGATGTTTTCTGTAGTGTGTGCTTTTAGCTGTGAGGTGTCTCGTTTTGTTTAACAACACTGAGCCTGGggcagccagatagctcagttgattggagcgtgagctctgaacaacagcgttgctggttcgatccccacatggaccaacgagctgcgccctccacaagtagattgaagacaatgaactgcCCCTGagaggcggccagatggctcgtttggctcagttggttagagcacgagctctcaacaacaaggttgccagttcaattcccgcatgggatggtgggctgcgcctctgcaactaaagattgaaaatggcgactggacttggagctgagctgcgcactccgcaactagactgaaggacaatgacttggagctgataggccccagagaaacacactgttctccaatattccccaatgaaaaattaaaaaaaaaaaaaaaaaagaacactgagcCCAGAGAACTTGGTGACAGTTTTGAGAATGTGGGGGTGAGTAGAGTGACCCTCGGTTCTGacactggagctggagctggcaCTGGAGCTGGGAGGACAAGCAAGATGTTTATGGTGACAGGCACAGCAGGACACACATGTCCAAGAAACCACAGACTTGCCTGCCCTGCTGGCACAACACGCTGGCCTCAACATGCCAGCCTCAGTGACAGTCACACTCAAGCTGCTTCAAGGTCTTTATTGCCACCAGGCAGAGTGGACTAAGGTGGGGAGCACAGACCATAGGTGGGTGTGTGGGGTCCCCTAGAGAGGCTGGGGTGAGCTGTCACTGTGCCTGACAGTGGCTGTCACCCTGGGGCATTCTAGCAGGCCTCAGCAGGGTGGGCAGGCTGGTCACCAGCTCAGGACACCGGGGCAGTACTTGTCAATAAGTCCCTGGTAGTAGGGCCGCAGCTTGTCCACGTCTGGCAGGTCAGGACACTTGGTGTACAGGTCAAACTTACTGCATTAAGGGAGGGACAGTGCCATGTGGAGAAGCCCCACATCCCCttttgccctcctccctcccagtccCCCAGGATGGCCGTACTTGAACTCTTGCACCCAAGGCAGCATGGCCAGGTCCTGCTCACCACACAGCTGCCGGTAGTCACCACCCGTGTGCCACGGGTAGAAGGAATGGAATCGGATCATGTAGAAGGCCTGGGGACAGAAGAAGCCACCCAGCGTGCTCCAGGCTGGACTGGGCTGGGCTGGACTTTTAGTTTGGCCCCCGCCCCCTGCCTACCTCCGGGGGGAGGGAGAATTTGTTGAACTTCATCATCTGGTACATGTACTCTGTGGGAGAAAAGGTGTCACCACCAGGCACCCAGAGGCATGGCCCCCACCACAGGCTGACCATCCCCGCTGCCATCCTCTAATGGGCCTCACCGTCATGGCCCCAGGACATGAGGACGTTCTCCAGCCCGCAGTGGGGCTGGTACATGCCGAGCTCTGTGCTGCAGGGAGAGCGGGGGAGTGGTGAGGGGGCTCAGGAGAACCCTGGGGAGGGGAGACCAGCAGTGGTGGAGGGGTACCTGTATCGAGGATCCTGGAGATCAGGGTTGTCCTGAAAGGTGGAGTCACAGAAAACCACAGAGGCCTGGGGACGGCAGCCCACTGGGAAGGTGTCTCCAACAACTGCCCACTGGGGATGAACAGGCAGCCATGGGTGGGCATAACCCGCCTGCCCACCAAGTGGATGCCCCGAGCACAGCGCTGAGGCTGAGCCCAGAACTGAGGCTGTCCCGGCCCTGCCCTGCCACCCCCCATTCCCTGCCCTCACCTGGGGCTCCCCCGCCAGAGCCAGGACCTTCCCCAGGTCGTGCAGGAGGCCCACGAGGTGGAACCAGTCTGGGAGGGAGAGGAACAGGGTGGGCTAGTGGGGGAGCTGGGGCCAGGCCACAGGAGGTACAAGCTCCAGCTGGGGGGACAGGGCCTGCTGGGAAGGGGCACCCCCCTTGGGAAGGGGCACCCCCTCTCCGTCTGCCCCCCCGACCCCGCAGCCCTTGGAGGCTGCACCCCCATGAGCCGGAAGGAGCAGGGCGGGGTCGCACCCTTGTCAGGGTGGGCCTTCCGGATGCCCTCCGCCGTCTGGAAGGCGTGGAAGGAGTTGGGGAAGTCCACGTCTGGGTCCGACTCGTCTATCAGCCCGTCCAGCATGTCCACAGCCTCCAACACAGTCATTTTCTTGTAGGAGAAGCTCCCGAACTGGGCGTGCTGGGCCAGGAAAGGAGAGGTCAGCACGACTAGGGGCCGGCCGGACCAGGGCCCTTCCCGCTCCATCCACTAGGcactgggggtggaggaggcGGTGCCACCCTCGGAGTCGCTGCAGAGGAGTCAGCTGGGTACCTTCTTCTTGACGAAGTCCACCGTCTGCTGCGAGTGCATGAGCTTGTAGGTGGCGAAGACGCGGTCCAGGAGCGGGCCGGACTGCAAGCCAGAGGGTCAGCCAGACGCCTCCCAGCCCCCTGCGCTTCCCACCTCGGGGgcccactgcctccctcccccaggcctggccccactGGTGTGAACCCGGGCTTCCCCAAGGGCAGGCCCTGAAGCTGAGCAAACGGTACGCGCTGCCCTCCCCAGGGAAGGgtagggctggggaggagagcgGGGGCGTGGCAGGGACCGGGGCGGGGGTTGAGGGTGGGGCCCGGCGGGATTAGGGGCCCGGGACGTAGGGCGGGGTCCTCACGGTGTAGTTCCGGAAGCTGCCCTTGTCTTTGGCCGCCTCCGGGTCCAGCTCAGGCCGGTAGACCAGGGAAGGGTCTGGGCCCTGGTTGGGTGGGGAT contains:
- the MIOX gene encoding inositol oxygenase; its protein translation is MVTHYQGPRSRGWVVSGHLCNLWAYIGAHSPVGLLPTCQLRSLRMKVAVGPDPSLVYRPELDPEAAKDKGSFRNYTSGPLLDRVFATYKLMHSQQTVDFVKKKHAQFGSFSYKKMTVLEAVDMLDGLIDESDPDVDFPNSFHAFQTAEGIRKAHPDKDWFHLVGLLHDLGKVLALAGEPQWAVVGDTFPVGCRPQASVVFCDSTFQDNPDLQDPRYSTELGMYQPHCGLENVLMSWGHDEYMYQMMKFNKFSLPPEAFYMIRFHSFYPWHTGGDYRQLCGEQDLAMLPWVQEFNKFDLYTKCPDLPDVDKLRPYYQGLIDKYCPGVLSW